One segment of Rhodopirellula baltica SH 1 DNA contains the following:
- a CDS encoding RNA polymerase sigma factor — MSSAQAVSNQIDRIYRTESRKVFATLVRVLGDFDVAEEAMHDAFAAAMENWARDGIPDNPTAWLISTGRFKAVDRIRRRRRFDDLQPELVQRIDQIELANNSLAEQDIQDDRLRLIFTCCHPAIDQKVQVPLTLREVCGMTTDEIARAFLVAPSTLAQRIVRGKAKIRDAGIPFSIPSLSELPSRLDAVLSVIYLVFNEGYSATSGDTLLRTDLSAEAIRLARLLLELLPDPEVAGLLALMLLHESRRTARVNEDGDIVLLEDQDRSLWDQELIEEGSQLLQRSLRTRRIGTYTIQAAISAVHAEAERASATDWSQIVALYDVLLRIQPSPVVELNRAVAIAMRDTPAEGLKHIEAILDSGHLRDHYLAHSARGELLRRMGEDDEAIRAFEQALSLAMNAPEQRFLHQKLTALKDNAGH; from the coding sequence ATGAGCTCCGCCCAAGCAGTCTCCAACCAGATTGATCGCATCTACCGAACCGAGTCGCGAAAAGTTTTCGCGACGCTGGTTCGGGTCTTGGGTGATTTTGATGTGGCCGAAGAAGCCATGCACGATGCCTTTGCCGCTGCCATGGAGAATTGGGCCCGCGATGGGATCCCGGACAATCCAACCGCCTGGTTGATCTCGACCGGCCGTTTCAAAGCGGTCGATCGGATTCGCCGACGGCGACGTTTCGATGACTTGCAACCTGAACTGGTGCAGCGAATCGACCAAATTGAGCTTGCCAATAATTCGCTCGCCGAGCAAGACATCCAGGACGATCGACTGAGACTGATCTTCACGTGTTGCCACCCTGCGATCGACCAGAAAGTTCAAGTCCCGCTGACACTGCGAGAAGTCTGCGGGATGACAACGGACGAAATCGCCCGAGCATTCCTGGTGGCCCCGTCCACTTTGGCTCAACGGATCGTCCGAGGCAAAGCCAAAATTCGCGATGCGGGCATTCCATTTTCGATCCCGAGTCTGTCCGAATTGCCCTCGCGTTTAGACGCCGTGCTTTCGGTCATCTACCTCGTTTTCAACGAAGGGTATTCGGCAACGAGCGGCGACACTCTTTTGCGAACCGACCTGTCAGCGGAAGCCATTCGATTGGCTCGGCTGCTGTTGGAACTCCTGCCCGATCCCGAAGTCGCGGGACTGCTTGCATTGATGTTGCTACACGAGTCACGTCGCACCGCACGAGTCAACGAAGACGGCGACATCGTTTTGCTCGAAGATCAGGATCGTTCGTTGTGGGATCAGGAATTGATCGAGGAAGGCAGCCAGTTGCTGCAGCGTTCGCTTCGTACTCGGCGGATTGGGACCTACACCATTCAGGCAGCGATCTCTGCCGTGCACGCCGAAGCCGAACGAGCCAGTGCAACCGACTGGTCGCAGATCGTTGCTTTGTACGATGTGCTGTTGCGGATCCAACCGTCCCCGGTGGTGGAACTCAATCGTGCAGTCGCTATCGCCATGCGAGACACGCCGGCGGAGGGCCTGAAGCATATTGAAGCGATCCTCGATTCAGGCCATCTTCGTGACCACTACTTGGCCCACTCCGCACGAGGCGAATTGCTGCGACGGATGGGCGAGGATGACGAGGCAATCAGAGCGTTTGAACAAGCACTCTCGTTGGCGATGAACGCTCCGGAACAAAGATTCCTGCACCAGAAACTGACCGCATTGAAAGACAATGCCGGTCATTGA
- a CDS encoding DUF1579 domain-containing protein encodes MFAKPQSEHQWLEQILGEWKFDHDCKMPDGSNSTTHGKMSCRSLGGMWVICESGGESAEGEPWSSIMTLGFDTAEGRYVGTFVGSMMSNIWPYEGCLDESGKKLLLSSRGPAFDGSGKANYRDTIHIMDADTWMMTSELQDENGQWIEFMSGKHTRC; translated from the coding sequence ATGTTTGCCAAACCACAATCCGAGCACCAATGGCTCGAGCAAATTCTCGGCGAATGGAAATTCGACCACGACTGCAAAATGCCCGATGGGTCCAATTCGACCACCCACGGAAAAATGTCCTGCCGATCGTTGGGAGGCATGTGGGTGATCTGCGAGAGCGGCGGTGAATCGGCCGAAGGCGAACCGTGGTCTTCAATCATGACGCTGGGGTTTGATACGGCGGAGGGTCGCTACGTCGGAACTTTCGTCGGATCCATGATGTCGAACATATGGCCCTACGAAGGATGCTTGGATGAGTCCGGCAAGAAATTGCTGCTGAGTTCACGTGGCCCTGCATTTGACGGGTCTGGGAAAGCAAACTATCGAGACACGATCCACATCATGGATGCGGACACGTGGATGATGACCAGTGAACTGCAAGACGAAAACGGTCAGTGGATCGAATTCATGAGTGGGAAACACACTCGTTGCTAG
- a CDS encoding exopolysaccharide biosynthesis protein, whose protein sequence is MSTDHNAPIEQIIHQIDEVAENNERVKFGQVMDAVGRKSFASLLLIVGAIMVLPGPADIPGVPVLLGLLVVILCGQMLANSDHVWIPSWMERWEIGQSKVQKMLDWLRKPAAWIDSMTAQRWTWMMKHATISTLAVAAILVAMSTPVLEFIPFSANLAGGAIFAFALSILARDGLLAGVAVCIAVATFGLVGYQLLG, encoded by the coding sequence ATGAGTACCGACCACAACGCCCCCATCGAACAGATCATCCATCAGATCGATGAGGTCGCCGAGAACAACGAGCGAGTGAAGTTTGGCCAGGTGATGGACGCTGTTGGACGAAAATCGTTCGCGTCGTTGCTGCTGATCGTGGGCGCGATCATGGTGTTGCCTGGTCCTGCTGATATTCCGGGCGTCCCGGTGTTGTTGGGTTTGCTGGTGGTCATCTTGTGCGGCCAAATGCTAGCCAACTCGGACCATGTTTGGATCCCGAGTTGGATGGAACGATGGGAGATCGGTCAAAGCAAAGTTCAGAAGATGTTGGACTGGTTGCGGAAGCCTGCCGCTTGGATTGATAGCATGACGGCTCAGCGATGGACTTGGATGATGAAACATGCAACGATCAGCACGCTGGCGGTGGCGGCGATTTTGGTGGCGATGAGCACGCCTGTTTTGGAATTCATCCCGTTCAGCGCTAACTTAGCCGGAGGAGCCATCTTTGCGTTCGCGTTGTCGATCCTGGCCCGCGATGGCTTGCTGGCGGGAGTCGCCGTTTGCATCGCTGTGGCCACGTTTGGTTTGGTCGGATACCAGCTTCTCGGGTAG
- a CDS encoding YciI family protein, giving the protein MKYMLMIYGAEEGWTEEERERCMLDSMAICEELAVDGKWLDSSPLHSVATATSVRVRDGKSEVTDGPFAETTEQLGGYYIIDVPTRDEAVAIASRLPPAKKGTVEIRPLLPVPIPMPSLSEDLSSLRTKETNAGKDYIVLLYAAEGAWPPEEHAAALEESIRLCHELHEQGSYRAASPLQSPTTATCVRVRGGNQEIVDGPFPETKEQLGGYFLIHVADLDQAISVAAKIPGARRGTAEIRPLFPLPVVHRAS; this is encoded by the coding sequence ATGAAATACATGTTGATGATTTATGGGGCGGAGGAAGGCTGGACGGAGGAGGAGCGAGAACGCTGCATGCTGGATTCGATGGCGATCTGTGAAGAGTTGGCGGTGGACGGCAAATGGCTCGACTCTTCGCCGCTTCATTCGGTCGCCACCGCAACCAGCGTTCGCGTTCGAGACGGCAAGTCCGAAGTGACTGACGGTCCGTTTGCCGAGACCACCGAGCAGTTGGGCGGATACTACATCATCGACGTGCCCACGCGCGACGAAGCGGTCGCCATCGCAAGTCGTCTGCCACCAGCGAAGAAAGGAACCGTCGAGATTCGTCCCTTGCTGCCAGTGCCGATCCCGATGCCATCGTTGAGCGAGGATCTGAGTTCGCTGCGAACGAAGGAGACCAATGCCGGCAAAGACTACATCGTCCTGCTTTATGCTGCCGAAGGAGCCTGGCCACCGGAAGAACACGCCGCCGCGTTGGAAGAGTCAATTCGCTTGTGCCACGAATTGCACGAGCAAGGCAGCTATCGCGCGGCGTCACCGCTGCAGTCGCCGACGACCGCAACCTGTGTGCGGGTGCGTGGTGGCAACCAAGAAATCGTTGACGGCCCGTTTCCAGAAACCAAGGAACAACTCGGCGGTTACTTCTTGATTCACGTCGCGGACCTTGATCAAGCGATCTCGGTCGCGGCGAAGATCCCCGGAGCAAGACGGGGCACGGCCGAGATTCGTCCCTTGTTTCCGCTGCCGGTAGTGCACCGCGCGAGTTGA
- a CDS encoding YciI family protein: protein MRVMVMVKASESSEAGKMPDEKLLTDMGNFNEKLVEAGIMKAGEGLKPTSQGVRVHFHGTERTVTDGPFAETKELIAGYWIWEVRSMSEAIDWVRRCPNPMMEDSDIEIRPIFELEDFGDEMTPELREQEATIQQKLQCDGEAELRRLIHQWSTALEARDYDGLVANYTEDSVLYGGIPPYKTVGPQNIRKLWEGCLPHFPEFKSVHHDLTFEVGDDVAFVHGLHQFQTEVADHPAGQSWMRVTICFRKKEGQWKVLHEHVSLPFNPMTNEAWKIKDPAMLDEPSYGAESCV, encoded by the coding sequence ATGCGTGTCATGGTGATGGTGAAGGCGTCAGAAAGTTCAGAAGCGGGTAAAATGCCCGACGAAAAACTGCTGACCGACATGGGGAACTTCAACGAGAAGTTGGTCGAGGCCGGGATCATGAAAGCCGGTGAAGGTTTGAAGCCAACCAGCCAAGGGGTTCGCGTTCACTTTCATGGAACGGAACGGACGGTGACTGACGGACCGTTCGCTGAAACAAAAGAATTGATTGCTGGCTATTGGATCTGGGAAGTTCGTTCGATGAGCGAAGCGATCGATTGGGTGCGTCGCTGCCCCAATCCGATGATGGAAGACTCGGACATCGAGATTCGCCCGATTTTTGAGCTGGAAGATTTCGGTGACGAGATGACGCCGGAATTGCGAGAACAAGAGGCCACCATTCAACAGAAATTGCAGTGCGACGGAGAAGCCGAACTACGCCGGTTGATTCATCAATGGTCCACGGCTTTGGAGGCTCGCGACTACGACGGTTTGGTTGCAAACTACACCGAGGACTCTGTGCTGTACGGCGGCATTCCACCGTACAAGACCGTTGGTCCACAGAATATTCGCAAGCTTTGGGAAGGTTGCTTGCCACACTTTCCTGAATTCAAATCGGTTCATCACGACCTGACATTCGAGGTCGGCGATGATGTCGCTTTCGTGCACGGACTGCATCAATTTCAAACCGAGGTGGCGGATCACCCCGCTGGCCAATCTTGGATGAGGGTGACGATTTGCTTTCGCAAGAAAGAAGGGCAGTGGAAGGTGTTGCACGAACACGTCTCGCTGCCTTTCAATCCGATGACCAACGAAGCGTGGAAGATCAAAGATCCCGCTATGTTGGATGAGCCGTCCTATGGCGCAGAGTCTTGCGTTTGA
- a CDS encoding 3-keto-disaccharide hydrolase — protein MRLNRAANPIQSLQRNNMKNFVQSLRYPMGLALVLCLSAAGTSVSAEDNAKADESAKWTTLFDGESLEGWEKVGRDDSKWEVVDGVIKGTGGVSMLVNTSGPYKNFRYRAEVKINDGGNSGVYFRTTRKPGFMDGYEAQVDSTHTDPIRTGSLYGFCHVYPQLVKPDTWFTYEIEVKDDNWRGRDMTRIKITVDGNELYEYMDFEKTYGPGHFAFQQHDPGSIVHIRKSEVMPLDD, from the coding sequence ATGCGTCTCAATCGAGCTGCCAATCCAATTCAGTCACTTCAGAGAAACAACATGAAGAATTTTGTTCAGTCGCTCCGCTATCCAATGGGGCTCGCCCTCGTACTGTGCTTGTCTGCTGCAGGCACCAGCGTCTCCGCTGAAGACAACGCGAAAGCCGACGAGTCGGCCAAGTGGACGACTTTGTTCGACGGTGAATCGCTGGAAGGTTGGGAGAAGGTTGGACGAGACGACAGCAAGTGGGAAGTGGTCGATGGCGTGATCAAAGGCACCGGCGGCGTTTCCATGTTGGTCAACACATCCGGTCCCTACAAGAATTTCCGCTATCGCGCGGAAGTCAAAATCAACGACGGTGGCAACTCGGGCGTTTACTTTCGCACGACACGCAAACCCGGTTTCATGGACGGCTACGAAGCCCAAGTCGACAGCACCCACACCGACCCGATTCGCACCGGTTCGCTGTACGGTTTCTGCCATGTCTACCCGCAGTTGGTCAAACCAGACACCTGGTTCACCTACGAGATCGAAGTCAAAGACGACAACTGGCGTGGTCGCGACATGACTCGCATCAAGATCACTGTCGATGGCAACGAGTTGTACGAATACATGGATTTCGAAAAGACCTACGGCCCCGGCCACTTCGCATTCCAGCAGCACGACCCAGGCAGCATCGTGCACATCCGAAAATCGGAAGTCATGCCACTGGACGACTAG